Within the Planctomycetaceae bacterium genome, the region GAGTCGCCGACAGCGCCATCCACCGACAGTCAGGAAATCGAACAGCCAGTCCCGGCGACTGAGGAGAACGTCATTGGGGCTGAGAAGGTCACTGCAGCTGATGAGGCCACTGCGGCTGATGAGGGCGGCAATACCAGCACCGAAACGTCGACGGATGGATCTGAGGGCAGCTTGGCGTCGGCTCAGCGTTCTGGTGAATCTGACAACGAAAACGTGGTAGAGTCCGAATCGGGCTCGGGAATTCAGCAAACCAGCGGGGTTCCGGAGCGAATGGGTGGTGGGGTGATCCCCGGTGCAGTGATCCCTGGCGCAGTGATCACCGGTGCAGAACTGCTGGGATCCGAAACTCCCGCGGAGCCACTTCCCATTCAACTTCTGATTCCGCACAAGACATTCCGCAAAGAGCGAGGCAGCAATGCACTGCGAGTGACCTACGACGATATTGACTTGCTCAAGGTGCTGAATATGGAACCCGTGCCGGTCGATGCCGTAGAGCATTTTCCGGAATGGTTGAGTTCACTGGATGGGCAGCGCATTCGCATCCGTGGATTCATGTTCCCGACGTTTCAGGCGACGGGAGTTGTCCACTTTACGCTGGCTAGGGACAATGGCATTTGTTGTTTCGTGCGGAAGCCAAAGATTTACGATATCATTGAGGTGTCACTGACCGAAGGAGCGGAAACTGACTACATCGAAGGGAAGCCCTTCGACGTTGAGGGTGTGTTTCACATTGAACCGATCGTGAATGAGATGGAACTCTTCGGTCTGTTTCGAATTGATGACGCGCGAGTGCTTCGGTAGCGTCAGGGGTGAATCCAATGAAGAGTTCCGCTTTCGCAATAGCGTCCCTGTCTTGCCTTGTTCTGTCCGGGGCCACCGCGACTGCTGCGTGGCTGTGCCCTTTTTGTGACGCGCCGTCGCTGTCCATGGCCGAACAGCTTCAGATGTCCGATCACGTATTGCTTGGCAAATGGCTGGGCGGAGATAAACCGACAGAGACCAAAGCGGGGTCATCACAATTCAGGATTGTTCAGGTCAGCAAGTCTGTTGGTCAGCGATTTGCAGTGGGGCAGACCATTGAACTTCCGCAGTATATCGCCGGCGACAAAGCAGCCTTGTATTCATTGATGGGGCCGGACGCCCAACTTCTGGACTGGCAGGTCCCGACTCAGATTTCGCAATCCGGATGGGACTACCTTTCGCAGATTCCCGCTCCGGTCACTGACCCTGAGGCTCAAACGGAACGCCTTGCCTTTGCGATTGAATTCCTGGAACACCCGGACCTGATGATTTCGAACGACGCCTATGCGGAATTCGCTGCTGCTCCGTACGAAGTGATTACACCATTGAAGGATCGGCTGCCGCGCGAGAAGCTTCGCCAGTGGCTGATGGATCCGAAGACATCAGCGACGCGCATCGGGCTTTACGGGCTGTTGCTGGGACTCTGCGGCACTGATGACGACGCAGCCGCTATGGAACAGAAAATTGTCGTACCCGACACCGATTTCCGTCTTGGAATCGAAGGCGTAATGTCCGGGTATCTGCTGATTCGAGGTGAGGCGGGTCTGAAGGTTCTGGAAGACACGAAAATGCTGTCGAAGACATGCCGCAACCCGGAGGGTGAAGAGATCAAACTTCCCTTCAGCGAAACGTATGCCTCCATGCAGGCGCTTCGATTCATGTGGACCTACGAACCAGACCGCCTTCCAAAAGACAGGCTGAAGCAATCCATGCGTCTGCTGTTGCCTCGCGTTGAAATGACGGACCTGGTGATTGCGGATCTGGCACGGTGGAAAGACTGGGATGTGCAGGATCAATTGATGGAAATGTACGATGATCCGAAATTCAATATTCCGGCCATCAAAAGAGCCATCGTTAAGTTCTTGTATTATTGCAGTCAGGACAAACCAGCGGTCGCCGATGGACAGGACCCCGTGAATCCACCGCACGCTGTGAAAGCTGCTGCACATCTGGCAGAACTTGAGAAGAAAGATCCAAAGACAGTCAGCGATGCCAAGCGTTACCTCATTCGTTAAACGTGGTCTTATTCTGATGGTGATCGTCTGTGGTGCAGCGAATCACGCTGCTGCAGAAGTGACTGATTCCGCCGATACGGGCTTCACGATCCGACACCATCAGCAAGTTGCCGTGGAGCCAGCCGAAGCGTACCGACACTTTGTTCGCGTGGGCTCCTGGTGGAGCTCCGCACATACGTATTCAGGCGACGCGACCAATATGACAATTGACGACAAGCCGGGCGGAGCGTTTCTGGAGAAGCTACCCGGCGGTGGATTCGTTGAGCATATGAAGGTTATTTTTGCCAATCCCGGAAAGAAGATTCGTTTATCCGGCGGTCTGGGTCCTCTGCAGGAATACCCGGTCAACGGTGTCATGACTGTCACGTTTACAAAGAACGACCGTGGAACGGGCATTGACATGACTTACCGTGTCGGCGGCTCTGTTTCCGGTGGATTAATGAGCTGGAGCTCCCCGGTCGATCAAATGCTTGCTGAACAGTTCGCAAGTCTGAAAGAACAGATCACCACACCCGATGCGCGATGAGTCTCAATTGTCACCAACGAGTGTAGCCTCGGGCTCTTCCAGGGCAGGATTCTGCCTGTTTTCGACTGACGTAAGTCCGATGGTTTCTGTCTGATCTGTAGCGGCCGAAGGAAGCTTCGCCTGGTGTTCACGCCACCATCGCTCAGCCGACTCCCATCCCCAATTCTGACACTGCGTGCAGTTTTCGAGTGCAGTCAGTAACTCTCTCGGTGTCCGATATCTGTCATCGGGCTTCTTATTCAGGCACTTCATAATGACGGCAGACAAGTCTGCTGGCACCTTCACCCCAATATCTTCGAAGGCAGGCGCCGGCGTTGTGCCGTGAGCGACAACCAGCAACACAGGGTTGCGTTCATCAAATGGAGGGTGCCCTGTCAGCAGAAAGTAGGCAACGCAACCCAGAGAATATAAGTCGCCACGACAATCGGAATTCTGACCACGTGCCTGTTCGGGACACATATAGCGGGGGGATCCCTGCAATTGCTGCCTGGTATTTCGAATATCGAAACCTTCTTCAGAGGCTGGTCGGACGAGTCCAAAATCGAGTAGTTTTGCGACATCGTACATGTGGCCCCGCTCCGTCAGAAAGATATTGCTGGGCTTGATATCGCGATGCACAAGTCCGTTTAACGCAGCTTCGTGCAGTGAACCGCAAATCTGCTTCAGGATGAAGACAACTCTGTCAGCGGGTTGCGGACCGAACTGATCCACCAGCTGTCGCAGATTCAAGCCTCGCAGGTATTCCATGGCATAATAGAACGTACCGGACTCTGTTCTTCCGTAGTCATACACCTGAATGGTATTCCAGTGTGTCAGCTGGGCCGTTGCTTTCACCTCACGTTCGAAGCATTCCAGAAGGTGAGGGCTTTCAGCGCGATCGCGTCGAACGAGCTTCACGGCGCACAGTCTCTTGAGCAGGCGGTGTTCTGCCAGATAGACATCACCCATACCTCCCGTCCCCAACAGCTCCTTCAGCTTGTACGGGCCCATATCTTCCTGTAATCGCAGTCGAAGACTGAGCTGCCGATTAATGAGACATCCATAAATGGCAAATCCGAATCCGACGGTCAGAATCGCGATGTTTTGAGAAAAGAACGTCAGCAGAGCCGGAGCCCTGCCTCCGGAAAGATGGATTTTCTGATCCAGAATCCACTCTGCTGTAACACCGGCGATCAGAATGCTCCCGAGGAACATGAGGTGTTTCCACGGCGACATCAAATCGGCTGGTGCCTGAGGAGCTTTCACCGCCGCCATCGACTGCGCAAACGATTCCACAACCTGCGGCAACGGGGCCGCGTTGTCAATCTCATATCGATCGGATGAAGTGATGGGTTCAGGCACGCCTGCTTACCAAGACGGAAGAATTGGTGTTTCTGATGACAACTGTCACCGGATGCCGGGGATGTGTACACCATCAGAAGCATAGTTCGGCCTCGACGTTCAAATCTCAAATACACGGCTCACTACGGAGTAATACCAGGGGCGATTTCCTCCTTTCGAGTTCACTTCCTGCGGGTAAGGTGAGTCATGGCGTCGACAGCGACGGGCAGAATCTTCGCTGCATCGCTCGAATGCAGAAAACGTTTCTGCGATCATGCCTGTCTGGCCTGTATTCGACTCACCTTGTTCCCTTCGGAAGTCTGCCATGCCCGCGTGCTGTCCCCGCCTGACCACATCCTCAATTGTTTCCTGCCTTTTGACGATTGCACTGAACAATTCCGCGCTGGCGGATGATCACCGGCTGGACGAGTTCCAACGCGTCGAACTTTCGGACATCTATTTTTCCGAGGGTGCTGGCGCCGGAGACATCAACGGTGATGGGCACGGTGACGCGGTTTACGGGCCGCACTGGTATGAGGGCCCGGCGTTTGAAAAGAAGCACGAGATTTATCCGGCTGTCCCGCAGAACATGAAGGGCTATGCGGATCACTTCTTTCACTGGGTTTATGACTTCGATGGTGATGGCAACAATGACGTTCTGACCGCTGGCTTCCCCGGCACTCCCGGCTACGTGTATCGCAATCCCGGTCGAAACAACCTGGATTCGCTCTGGGAAAAATTCACCGTAGCGGATCAGGTCAGCAATGAAGCTCCACAGTTCGCCGATATCACGGGCGATGGAATTCCCGAACTGATCTGCACGCGGGACGGGCATTACGGTTACTACCTTCCTGCCGCTGGCAAGCCGCTGGAAGCCTGGACCTTCCACAGCATCAGCGCCGCGACGGCCCCCAAGCCGTTTGGTCATGGTCTGGGCGTCGGCGATGTCAACGGCGACGGACGTATGGACATGCTGGCTCGCGATGGATGGTTCGAACAGCCAGCAAAAGTTACAGCCAACGAAAACTGGGCGTTCCACAAACACGAATTTGCGCGAGCGTCGGCGGACATGTTTGCTTACGATGTCGATGGTGACGGCGACAACGACATCATCACCAGCCTGTCCGCTCACGATTACGGTCTCGCGTGGTTTGAGAACACCGGCAAAGGCGCTGGCGACGAAATCGGTTTTACTCGCCACCTGTTGATGGGCGACAAGGCAGAAGACAGTCCGTACGGACTGTTGTTCACCGAACTTCACGCCGTGCAACTGGCCGACATCAATGGCGACGGCCTGAAAGATATCATCACCGGCAAAACGTACTGGTCGCATCACACGCAAAGCCCGATGTGGGATGCCGGTGCGGTTGTGTACTGGTTTGAGCTTCACCGCAACGGTGACGGCACTGTCGATTTCATTCCGCACAAAGCCGATGGCGAAGCGGGTATCGGTCGCGGGCTGACAGTGATGGACATCAACAACGATGGTCTGCTGGACATCATCACTGGTGGCATGAAGGGTGGCAATGTTCTGATTCACACTCAAAAAGAAGTCAGTCACGAAGAATACGAATTAGCGCAGCCGCGGAAGACCGTTGCCATGGCCGAAGGTCTTGAACCCGAAGCCGCCGCCGCCCATATGACCGTGCCGCCGGGATTCAAAGTCCAGCTGGCCGCCGGC harbors:
- a CDS encoding serine/threonine-protein kinase; amino-acid sequence: MPEPITSSDRYEIDNAAPLPQVVESFAQSMAAVKAPQAPADLMSPWKHLMFLGSILIAGVTAEWILDQKIHLSGGRAPALLTFFSQNIAILTVGFGFAIYGCLINRQLSLRLRLQEDMGPYKLKELLGTGGMGDVYLAEHRLLKRLCAVKLVRRDRAESPHLLECFEREVKATAQLTHWNTIQVYDYGRTESGTFYYAMEYLRGLNLRQLVDQFGPQPADRVVFILKQICGSLHEAALNGLVHRDIKPSNIFLTERGHMYDVAKLLDFGLVRPASEEGFDIRNTRQQLQGSPRYMCPEQARGQNSDCRGDLYSLGCVAYFLLTGHPPFDERNPVLLVVAHGTTPAPAFEDIGVKVPADLSAVIMKCLNKKPDDRYRTPRELLTALENCTQCQNWGWESAERWWREHQAKLPSAATDQTETIGLTSVENRQNPALEEPEATLVGDN
- a CDS encoding DUF3299 domain-containing protein, whose product is MKKWLRPDNRKFSFPAVTCWFVLVLGCSDSSENYVDYASTASENVLIQESTDVDPDDSLTSAAEGKDESPTAPSTDSQEIEQPVPATEENVIGAEKVTAADEATAADEGGNTSTETSTDGSEGSLASAQRSGESDNENVVESESGSGIQQTSGVPERMGGGVIPGAVIPGAVITGAELLGSETPAEPLPIQLLIPHKTFRKERGSNALRVTYDDIDLLKVLNMEPVPVDAVEHFPEWLSSLDGQRIRIRGFMFPTFQATGVVHFTLARDNGICCFVRKPKIYDIIEVSLTEGAETDYIEGKPFDVEGVFHIEPIVNEMELFGLFRIDDARVLR